The following proteins are encoded in a genomic region of Takifugu rubripes chromosome 21, fTakRub1.2, whole genome shotgun sequence:
- the c21h9orf78 gene encoding splicing factor C9orf78 homolog, with product MPSGKNLRRRRDSSDDEENDIAEELRSKVEEAKELQSLRKRQTGVSLTALLVGEKLPPDAEIDNDPFKLKTGGVVDMKKVKDRNRDMTEDETDLNLGTSFSVETNRRDEDADMMKYIETELKKRKGQVEAEEQKVKVKNAEDHLYELPENIRVNSAKKTEEMLSNQMLSGIPEVDLGIDAKIKNIINTEEAKARLLAEQRNKKKDQGTSFVPTNIAVNYVQHNRFYHEDMNAPQRHHRHREEPKVRPLRVGDTEKPGPEAPSPPNYRKRPNNEKATDDYHYEKFKKMNRRY from the exons ATGCCGAGTGGTAAAAATCttagaagaagaagagattCGTCAGACGACGAGGAAAATGACATCGCTGAAGAGCTTAG ATCGAAAGTTGAAGAGGCAAAAGAGCTTCAGAGTTTGCGGAAACGACAGACTGGAGTCAG TCTGACTGCGCTGTTAGTGGGAGAGAAACTGCCACCAGACGCCGAGATTGAT AACGATCCTTTTAAACTGAAAACTGGAGGAGTTGTGGACATGAAGAAAGTCAAAGATAGGAATAGGGATAT GACTGAAGATGAAACGGATCTCAATCTGGGAACATCCTTTTCTGTGGAAACCAATAGAAGAGATGAAGATGCAGACAT GATGAAATATATTGAGACagagctgaagaaaaggaaaggCCAGGTGGAAGCTGAAGAGCAAAAAGTTAAGGTGAAGAATGCAGAAGACCATCTGTACGAGCTCCCAGAAAACATTCGTGTCAACTCTGCCAAGAAGACAGAGGAGATGTTGTCCAATCAGATGCTCAGTGGAATTCCTGAAGTGGATCTCGGCATTGA tgcaaaaataaagaacatCATCAACACAGAAGAGGCCAAAGCCAGGCTTTTGGCAGAACAGAGGAACAAGAAAAAGGACCAGGGCACTTCGTTTGTGCCCACTAACATTGCTGTCAACTATGTTCAACACAACCGCT TCTATCATGAGGACATGAATGCCCCACAAAGACACCACCGGCACAGAGAAGAGCCCAAAGTGAGGCCACTGCGTGTGGGTGACACAGAGAAACCAGGTCCTGAGG CACCATCTCCACCCAATTACCGCAAGAGGCCAAACAACGAAAAGGCCACTGATGACTACCATTATGAAAAGTTCAAGAAGATGAATCGGAGATATTGA
- the nfu1 gene encoding NFU1 iron-sulfur cluster scaffold homolog, mitochondrial isoform X2 produces the protein MATYGNICRLLRISSAYSIPQLFRVDGVKSVLLGTDFITISKSDANMEWKVIKPDVFAAIMDFFTSGLPVVSEGSHQSEDTAPSDDDDEVVAMIKELLDTRIRPTVQEDGGDVLYRGFEDGIVKLKLQGSCTSCPSSIITLKSGIQNMLQFYIPEVESVEQVKDREEEQAVQI, from the exons ATGGCGACTTACGGAAATATCTGCAGATTACTGCGTATTTCATCAGCATATTCGATTCC gcagCTGTTTAGGGTAGATGGTGTCAAAAGTGTCCTGCTGGGAACAGATTTTATCACCATATCAAAG TCTGATGCAAATATGGAATGGAAGGTAATAAAACCGGACGTCTTTGCTGCCATTATGGACTTTTTCACATCTGGGCTTCCGGTTGTCAGTGAGGGTAGCCACCAGAGTGAGGATACAG CACcttcagatgatgatgatgaagtggTTGCAATGATAAAAGAGCTTCTGGACACTCGAATAAG GCCAACAGTGCAGGAGGATGGAGGTGATGTTTTGTACCGGGGCTTTGAAGACGGCATTGTTAAATTGAAGCTGCAGGGTTCCTGCACCAGTTGTCCAAGTTCTATAATTACACTGAAGAGTGGAATTCAAAACATGCTGCAATTTTACATACCTGAAGTGGAATCAGTGGAGCAG gttAAGGATAGGGAAGAAGAGCAGGCTGTTCAAATTTGA
- the nfu1 gene encoding NFU1 iron-sulfur cluster scaffold homolog, mitochondrial isoform X1, which translates to MATYGNICRLLRISSAYSIPLTSGGNLRTGLLGTSHNSIGSNRWPQNPYCIVPGRTMFVQTQDTPNPNSLKFLPGCTVLETGTMNFESPRDAHCSPLARQLFRVDGVKSVLLGTDFITISKSDANMEWKVIKPDVFAAIMDFFTSGLPVVSEGSHQSEDTAPSDDDDEVVAMIKELLDTRIRPTVQEDGGDVLYRGFEDGIVKLKLQGSCTSCPSSIITLKSGIQNMLQFYIPEVESVEQVKDREEEQAVQI; encoded by the exons ATGGCGACTTACGGAAATATCTGCAGATTACTGCGTATTTCATCAGCATATTCGATTCC ACTTACGAGCGGTGGAAATCTGAGAACTGGGTTACTTGGCACGTCACACAACTCAATAGGTTCTAACAGATGGCCACAAAACCCTTATTGCATTGTCCCTG GAAGGACAATGTTCGTCCAGACACAGGACACACCAAACCCAAACAGCCTCAAGTTCCTGCCTGGCTGTACAGTTCTTGAAACAGGAACGATGAATTTTGAAAGCCCTCGTGATGCACACTGCTCACCATTGGCCAG gcagCTGTTTAGGGTAGATGGTGTCAAAAGTGTCCTGCTGGGAACAGATTTTATCACCATATCAAAG TCTGATGCAAATATGGAATGGAAGGTAATAAAACCGGACGTCTTTGCTGCCATTATGGACTTTTTCACATCTGGGCTTCCGGTTGTCAGTGAGGGTAGCCACCAGAGTGAGGATACAG CACcttcagatgatgatgatgaagtggTTGCAATGATAAAAGAGCTTCTGGACACTCGAATAAG GCCAACAGTGCAGGAGGATGGAGGTGATGTTTTGTACCGGGGCTTTGAAGACGGCATTGTTAAATTGAAGCTGCAGGGTTCCTGCACCAGTTGTCCAAGTTCTATAATTACACTGAAGAGTGGAATTCAAAACATGCTGCAATTTTACATACCTGAAGTGGAATCAGTGGAGCAG gttAAGGATAGGGAAGAAGAGCAGGCTGTTCAAATTTGA
- the gfpt1 gene encoding glutamine--fructose-6-phosphate aminotransferase [isomerizing] 1, whose protein sequence is MCGIFAYLNYHVPRTRREILEILIKGLQRLEYRGYDSAGVGIDGGNSKDWESNAKSIHLIKQRGKVKALDEEIHKQKDIDLDLEFDVHLGIAHTRWATHGVPSPVNSHPHRSDKTNEFIVIHNGIITNYKDLRKFLESKGYEFESETDTETIAKLVKYMYDNRESDDISFATLVERVIQQLEGAFALVFKSVHYPGEAVGTRRGSPLLMGVRSDHKLSADHIPVLYRSSAKDKKGCTTLSRAGQDTSLFPVDEKAVEYYFASDASAVIEHTNRVIFLEDDDVAVVVDGRLSIHRIKRTAGDYPARAIQTLQMELQQIMKGNFSSFMQKEIFEQPESVVNTMRGRVNFENNTVILGGLKDHIKEIQRCRRLILIACGTSYHAGVATRQVLEELTELPVMVELASDFLDRNTPVFRDDVCFFISQSGETADSLMALRYCKDRGALTVGITNTVGSSISRETDCGVHINAGPEIGVASTKAYTSQFVALIMFALLMCDDRISMQPRRREIIQGLKILPDLIKEVLRLDNEIQKLAEELYQEKSVLIMGRGYHYATCLEGALKIKEITYMHSEGILAGELKHGPLALVDKLMPVIMIIMRDHTYTKCQNALQQVIARQGRPIVICDEDDYETIKNSSRAINVPHCVDCLQGILSVIPLQLLSFHLAVLRGYDVDCPRNLAKSVTVE, encoded by the exons ATGTGTG GAATCTTTGCATACCTTAACTACCATGTGCCGAGGACTCGCCGTGAGATTCTTGAAATCCTCATCAAAGGTCTGCAGCGCCTGGAGTACAGAGGCTATGACTCAGCTG GTGTGGGTATTGATGGTGGCAATAGCAAGGATTGGGAGTCAAATGCCAAATCTATCCACCTGatcaaacagcgtggaaaagtGAAGGCTCTTGATGAAGAAATCCACA AACAGAAGGATATTGACCTGGATTTGGAGTTCGATGTTCACCTTGGCATTGCTCACACTCGCTGGGCTACACATGGTGTTCCAAGCCCTGTTAACAGTCATCCCCACAGATCTGACAAGACTAATG AGTTCATTGTCATTCACAATGGCATTATCACCAACTACAAAGATCTCAGGAAATTCCTG GAGAGCAAAGGCTATGAGTTTGAGTCAGAGACTGACACCGAGACCATCGCCAAGTTGGTAAAGTACATGTATGACAACAGGGAGAGTGACGACATCAGCTTTGCTACGCTAGTGGAGCGCGTTATCCAGCAGCTG GAGGGAGCTTTTGCTTTGGTCTTTAAAAGTGTTCACTACCCCGGAGAAGCTGTTGGCACAAG GAGGGGAAGTCCATTACTTATGGGAGTGAGGAGTGACCACAAACTATCTGCGGATCATATTCCTGTGCTATACCGCTCGT CTGCTAAAGACAAGAAGGGTTGCACCACCCTCTCTAGGGCAGGGCAGGACACCTCTCTGTTCCCCGTTGATGAAAAGGCTGTGGAGTACTACTTTGCATCTGATGCAAG TGCAGTAATTGAGCACACCAACCGTGTTATCTTcctggaggatgatgatgtaGCTGTTGTGGTAGATGGCAGGCTGTCCATCCACAGGATAAAGCGTACAGCTGGGGACTATCCAGCCCGTGCCATCCAGACCCTGCAAATGGAGCTACAGCAGATTATGAAag GAAACTTCAGCTCCTTCATGCAGAAGGAGATCTTTGAGCAGCCAGAATCTGTGGTCAACACCATGAGAGGGAGAGTCAATTTTGAAAACAACACAG TGATCTTGGGTGGTCTGAAGGACCACATCAAAGAAATTCAACGGTGCCGGCGACTCATCCTTATTGCCTGTGGCACCAGCTACCATGCTGGGGTGGCA ACTCGTCAGGTGCTGGAAGAACTGACTGAGTTGCCTGTCATGGTGGAGCTAGCCAGTGACTTTTTGGACAGGAACACTCCAGTCTTCCGAGAtgatgtttgtttctttatcaGCCAGTCAG GTGAGACTGCTGACAGCCTCATGGCCCTGCGTTATTGTAAGGACAGGGGAGCTCTGACTGTGGGCATCACCAATACTGTGGGAAGCTCCATTTCCAGAGAGACTGACTGTGGCGTCCACATCAATGCTGGGCCTGAGATTGGAGTAGCCAGCACCAAG GCCTATACCAGTCAGTTTGTAGCCCTGATCATGTTTGCACTCCTGATGTGTGATGACAGGATTTCCATGCAGCCCAGACGCCGTGAGATAATTCAGGGTCTGAAAATACTTCCAG ATTTGATAAAGGAGGTTCTCCGTTTGGATAATGAGATTCAGAAGCTGGCCGAAGAACTGTACCAGGAAAAGAGTGTGCTGATTATGGGCAGAGGCTATCATTATGCTACCTGCCTGGAAGGAGCACTG aaaatcaaagaaatcacATACATGCATTCAGAGGGAATCCTGGCAGGAGAGCTTAAACATGGCCCACTGGCTCTGGTGGATAAACTAATGCCAGTCATCATGATCATCATGAGAGACCACACTTACACTAAATGTCAAAATGCGCTACAGCAAGTCATAGCCCGTCAG GGTCGGCCCATCGTGAtatgtgatgaagatgattaCGAGACCATCAAGAACTCCAGCCGCGCCATCAATGTGCCCCACTGTGTCGACTGCCTGCAGGGGATCCTTAGTGTCATCCCACTGCAGCTACTGTCCTTCCATCTGGCTGTTCTCCGAGGTTATGAT GTGGATTGTCCACGAAATTTGGCCAAGTCAGTCACTGTTGAGTGA